A window from Fragaria vesca subsp. vesca linkage group LG5, FraVesHawaii_1.0, whole genome shotgun sequence encodes these proteins:
- the LOC101311764 gene encoding uncharacterized protein LOC101311764 isoform 1, with translation MSSFCSSGAPIAPPSSGRLLVRGWCPELHLVVPDLTMFFVFEEELWRERKEGEKKGWVRRPTSDFQQRRRLSPVAEASSRCQKPFHDVRMFRGASMNENRLIEVQGVFWRGFEAFRPPSMASEVLGNHRHWVRGVTNRRQETSAK, from the exons ATGTCGTCGTTTTGCAGCAGCGGAGCTCCGATCGCTCCTCCGTCATCCGGCCGCCTCCTGGTGCGAGGCTGGTGTCCAGAGCTTCATCTCGTCGTCCCCGACCTCACTATGTTCTTCGTTTTCGAAGAGGAGCTCTGGCGAGAGAGAAAAGAAGGAGAGAAGAAAGGCTGGGTTCGCCGGCCAACTTCCGATTTTCAGCAGCGTCGACGCCTCTCACCGGTAGCCGAAGCTTCGTCTCGTTGTCAGAAACCCTTCCATGATGTTCGTATGTTCAGAGGAGCCTCCATGAATGAGAATCGATTAATTGAAGTTCAAGGAGTTTTCTGGCGAGGGTTCGAAGCTTTCCGGCCACCGTCGATGGCAAGTGAG GTGCTTGGAAACCATCGACACTGGGTCCGGGGTGTGACAAATAGAAGGCAGGAAACGTCAGCAAAGTAA